One Vitis vinifera cultivar Pinot Noir 40024 chromosome 8, ASM3070453v1 genomic window carries:
- the LOC100246902 gene encoding UDP-glycosyltransferase 73C3 isoform X1 gives MASQLLQLHFVLIPFMAPGHLIPMVDMARLLAQHGVIVTVVTTPLNATRFKSMIDRAVESGLQIHLLELQFPAVEAGLPEGCENVDLLPSRSLIRNFFVAASMLQQPLEQLFQELQPRPSCIISGKNLAWTADTARKFQIPRLYFDAMSCFAFSCSHNLEASKVHESISKLETFLVPGLPDQIELTKAQLPESLNPDSSDLTGILNQMRASESIADGIVVNTYEELEPRYVKEYKRIKGDKVWCIGPVSACNKLNLDKAERGKKALVDENQCLRWLDSWEPNSVVYACLGSISGLTALQLIELGLGLEASNRPFIWVIRGGEKSKELERWILEEGFEERTEGRGLLIRGWAPQMLILSHPSIGVFLTHCGWNSTLEGVCTGVPILTCPLFAEQFINEKLVVQILGIGVSVGVESAVTWGMEEKFGVVMKREDVMKAIDEVMDKGEGGEKRRKRARELGEMAKKAIEEGGSSYLNMKRLIHYILQQTIGNPSTQLS, from the coding sequence ATGGCTTCACAACTCCTTCAGCTCCACTTTGTTTTGATACCCTTCATGGCCCCAGGCCACCTTATACCTATGGTAGATATGGCCAGGCTATTGGCACAGCATGGTGTCATTGTCACTGTAGTCACCACACCTTTGAATGCTACAAGATTCAAATCAATGATTGACCGTGCTGTTGAGTCTGGACTCCAGATCCATCTTCTTGAACTCCAGTTTCCAGCAGTTGAGGCTGGCTTGCCTGAGGGGTGTGAAAATGTTGATTTACTCCCTTCACGTAGCTTAATCAGGAATTTCTTTGTTGCTGCTAGCATGTTACAGCAACCACTGGAACAATTGTTTCAGGAGTTGCAGCCCCGTCCAAGCTGCATAATTTCTGGTAAGAATCTTGCATGGACTGCTGATACTGCTCGCAAGTTTCAAATTCCAAGGCTTTATTTTGATGCTATGAGTTGCTTTGCTTTCTCATGCTCACACAATTTGGAAGCTTCTAAGGTCCATGAGAGCATCTCCAAGTTGGAGACCTTTCTGGTGCCGGGCTTGCCTGACCAGATTGAATTGACTAAAGCCCAACTACCTGAATCCCTCAATCCGGATTCATCAGACTTGACAGGCATTCTTAACCAGATGAGAGCTTCAGAATCTATAGCAGATGGGATTGTGGTTAATACTTATGAAGAGCTGGAGCCAAGATATGTGAAAGAATATAAAAGGATTAAAGGAGATAAAGTTTGGTGTATTGGCCCTGTGTCAGCTTGCAACAAGTTGAACTTAGATAAGGCAGAGAGAGGTAAAAAGGCCTTAGTGGATGAAAACCAATGTTTGAGGTGGCTTGATTCATGGGAGCCTAACTCAGTAGTTTATGCATGTCTTGGAAGTATCTCTGGCCTCACTGCTTTGCAACTTATAGAGCTTGGTTTAGGCTTAGAAGCATCAAACCGGCCATTCATTTGGGTAATAAGAGGAGGAGAGAAATCAAAAGAGTTGGAGAGATGGATTTTAGAGGAGGGATTTGAAGAGAGGACAGAAGGGAGAGGCCTCTTGATCCGTGGTTGGGCCCCTCAAATGCTAATCTTGTCTCATCCATCGATTGGggtatttttaacccattgtgGTTGGAATTCAACCCTTGAAGGGGTATGCACTGGTGTGCCTATACTAACCTGTCCTCTGTTTGCTGAACAGTTTATAAATGAGAAGTTAGTAGTACAAATCTTAGGGATCGGTGTGAGTGTGGGAGTTGAGTCGGCTGTGACTTGGGGAATGGAAGAGAAATTTGGGGTAGTAATGAAGAGAGAGGATGTAATGAAGGCTATTGACGAGGTTATGGATAAAGGAGAaggaggagagaagagaagaaaaagagcaAGAGAACTTGGAGAGATGGCAAAGAAGGCAATAGAAGAGGGGGGTTCTTCTTATCTTAACATGAAAAGACTAATCCATTATATCCTCCAACAAACTATTGGAAATCCTAGTACACAACTAAgttaa
- the LOC109121410 gene encoding UDP-glycosyltransferase 1, with the protein MASQSHQLHVVLIPFMTQGHLIPMIDMAILLAQRGLIVTIISTPLNASRFNTSISWAIESGLLIRVIQLRFPSHEAGLPEGCETMDNLPSRELLANFYVAIRMLQQPVEKLFEEMKPSPSCIISDANLAWPADTARKFQVPRFYFDGRNCFSLLCSHNLHITKVHEQVSESEPFVVPGLPHRITLTRAQLPGAFSSNFSDLNDTRREIRAAELVADGVVVNSFEELEAEYVKEYRKVKGDKIWCIGPVSVCHKEDIDKAQRGNNTSTDQNQCLKWLDSWEPSSVVYACLGSLSNITPPQLIELGLGLEASNCPFILVLRGHKAEEMEKWISDDGFEERTKERGLLIRGWVPQILILSHPAVGGFLTHCGWNSTLEAVSAGLPMITWPFFADQFYNEKLIVQILEIGVSVGVEVSVQLGQEEKFGVLVKWEEVQKAISKVMDKGPEGRKRRERVRKLGVMANKAMEQGGSSNHNIALLIENIKQHATVHSSKDTS; encoded by the coding sequence ATGGCTTCGCAATCCCACCAGCTTCATGTTGTTTTGATACCCTTCATGACCCAGGGCCACCTCATTCCCATGATAGACATGGCCATACTACTGGCACAACGAGGTCTGATTGTCACTATAATCTCCACACCCCTCAATGCCAGTCGGTTCAATACATCTATCAGCTGGGCAATAGAATCTGGGCTCCTGATTCGAGTTATCCAACTCCGGTTTCCATCCCATGAGGCTGGGTTACCAGAGGGATGTGAAACCATGGACAATCTCCCCTCTCGAGAATTACTCGCGAATTTCTATGTTGCTATTAGAATGTTGCAACAACCagtagaaaaattatttgaagagaTGAAACCCAGTCCAAGCTGCATAATATCTGATGCAAATCTAGCATGGCCTGCTGATACTGCTCGCAAGTTTCAAGTTCcaagattttattttgatgGGAGAAACTGTTTCAGCCTTTTGTGCTCACACAATTTACATATTACGAAGGTTCATGAGCAGGTCTCTGAATCGGAGCCCTTCGTGGTGCCTGGTTTGCCTCATCGGATTACATTAACCAGAGCGCAACTACCAGGAGCCTTCAGTTCAAACTTCTCGGATTTGAATGATACTCGCAGAGAAATAAGAGCAGCTGAACTAGTAGCTGATGGTGTAGTAGTTAATAGTTTTGAGGAGTTGGAAGCAGAATATGTCAAAGAGTATAGAAAGGTGAAAGGAGATAAAATTTGGTGCATTGGCCCAGTGTCAGTCTGCCACAAGGAGGATATAGACAAGGCTCAAAGAGGTAATAATACTTCTACCGATCAAAACCAGTGTCTGAAGTGGCTAGATTCATGGGAGCCGAGCTCTGTAGTTTATGCGTGTCTGGGAAGCCTCAGTAACATTACTCCGCCACAGTTAATAGAGCTTGGGTTAGGCTTAGAAGCTTCAAACTGCCCGTTCATTTTGGTTTTAAGAGGACACAAAGCAGAAGAGATGGAGAAATGGATATCAGATGATGGATTTGAGGAGAGGACAAAAGAAAGAGGCCTTCTGATTCGGGGTTGGGTCCCACAAATACTAATCTTGTCTCATCCTGCAGTTGGAGGGTTCTTAACACACTGTGGTTGGAACTCGACACTGGAAGCGGTTTCTGCTGGTTTGCCCATGATAACATGGCCTTTCTTTGCTGATCAATTTTATAATGAGAAGTTAATTGTACAAATACTGGAGATTGGTGTCAGTGTAGGAGTTGAGGTTTCTGTGCAACTGGGGCAGGAAGAGAAGTTTGGCGTGTTGGTTAAGTGGGAGGAAGTTCAGAAGGCTATAAGCAAGGTAATGGATAAAGGACCGGAAGGtagaaagagaagagaaagagtAAGGAAACTTGGTGTGATGGCAAACAAGGCTATGGAACAAGGAGGATCTTCCAACCACAATATTGCTCtattaatagaaaatatcaagcAACATGCAACGGTGCATTCAAGCAAAGATACGAGTTAA
- the LOC100246902 gene encoding UDP-glycosyltransferase 73C4 isoform X2 — protein sequence MASQNCDRLHFVLLPHLALGHLIPMIDIAKLLAQHGVIVTVITTPVNAAGLTTIIDRAVDSGLRIQLLQVPFPSVEAGLPEGCESMDRLPSRDLFRNLLIGIGMLKQPVENLFDELQPRVSCIIADKNLVWTDDTARRFQIPRLVFDGISCFSLLCTHNLHVSKVHEKVSEGEPFVVPGLPDRIELTRAQLPGAVNMGGTDLREMRNQIREAELAAYGVVVNTFEELEPAYVKEFRKVRGDKVWCVGPVSLCHKENKDKAERGNKASIDEKQCFNWLDSKEPSSVVYACLGSLSRLTPLQLMELGLALEASNRPFIWAIKEGKNAQELEKILLEDGFMERTRGRGLLIRGWAPQVLILSHPAIGGFLTHCGWNSTLEGVCAGVPMITWLLFAEQFYNEKFVVQVLRIGVRVGAEFAVKWGEEEKFGVVLKREVVEKAIEQLMEEGVEGQERRKRARELGEMAKRAMEEGGSSYLNMTLLIQDIMQQVTCNQTKT from the coding sequence ATGGCTTCACAGAATTGCGATCGGCTTCACTTTGTTTTGCTTCCCCACTTGGCCCTTGGGCACCTAATCCCCATGATAGACATTGCCAAGCTATTGGCACAGCATGGTGTCATCGTCACTGTTATCACCACCCCTGTCAATGCAGCTGGGTTGACTACCATTATTGATCGAGCTGTTGATTCTGGACTCCGAATACAACTTCTCCAAGTCCCGTTCCCATCTGTAGAAGCCGGATTGCCAGAGGGTTGTGAAAGCATGGATCGTCTCCCCTCCCGAGACTTGTTCAGAAATCTCCTCATTGGCATTGGCATGCTAAAACAACCTGTGGAAAATTTGTTTGATGAGTTACAGCCGCGTGTTAGCTGCATAATTGCTGATAAAAATCTTGTGTGGACTGATGATACAGCTCGCAGGTTTCAGATTCCGCGGCTTGTTTTTGATGGAATAAGTTGCTTTTCGCTGCTGTGCACACACAATTTACACGTTTCCAAGGTACATGAGAAGGTCTCGGAAGGGGAGCCCTTTGTGGTGCCAGGTTTGCCTGATCGTATCGAATTAACTAGAGCCCAGTTACCTGGAGCTGTAAATATGGGTGGAACGGACTTGAGAGAGATGAGGAACCAAATAAGAGAGGCTGAACTAGCTGCATATGGGGTGGTGGTTAACACGTTTGAGGAACTGGAACCAGCATATGTCAAAGAATTCCGAAAGGTCAGAGGAGATAAAGTTTGGTGCGTAGGACCGGTGTCACTGTGCCACAAGGAAAACAAGGACAAGGCTGAGAGAGGCAACAAGGCCTCTATCGATGAAAAACAGTGCTTCAATTGGCTTGATTCAAAGGAACCCAGCTCTGTGGTTTACGCGTGTTTAGGGAGCCTCAGTAGGCTTACTCCTCTGCAGCTGATGGAGCTTGGGTTAGCCCTAGAAGCATCTAACCGACCTTTCATCTGGGCTATAAAGGAGGGAAAGAATGCACAGGAGTTGGAGAAGATATTATTAGAAGATGGGTTTATGGAGAGGACAAGAGGGAGAGGGCTTTTGATCCGAGGTTGGGCTCCGCAGGTGCTGATCTTGTCGCACCCAGCAATAGGGGGGTTCTTGACACACTGTGGTTGGAACTCTACGCTTGAAGGGGTCTGCGCGGGCGTGCCAATGATAACATGGCTGCTGTTCGCAGAGCAGTTTTATAATGAGAAGTTTGTGGTACAAGTATTGAGGATTGGTGTGAGGGTGGGGGCTGAGTTCGCGGTGAAGTGGGGAGAGGAAGAGAAATTTGGAGTGGTGCTGAAGAGGGAAGTGGTGGAGAAAGCCATAGAGCAGCTGATGGAGGAAGGAGTAGAAGGCcaggagagaagaaaaagagcTAGGGAGCTTGGGGAAATGGCAAAGAGAGCAATGGAAGAAGGGGGCTCTTCTTATCTCAACATGACATTGTTGATCCAAGATATTATGCAACAAGTAACATGCAATCAAACCAAGACATGA
- the LOC100262269 gene encoding LOW QUALITY PROTEIN: UDP-glycosyltransferase 73C3 (The sequence of the model RefSeq protein was modified relative to this genomic sequence to represent the inferred CDS: inserted 2 bases in 1 codon; substituted 1 base at 1 genomic stop codon), with the protein MSQSHLIPFTDMAKLLALRGIAITIIITPLNAIKFKTIIDQAIHSNLNIQFIPLQFPCQQAGLPXGRENMDSIPSPDLNKQFILASSMLQQPLENLLGHLKPPPSCIIASVCLPWTRDVAVKFKXFHGISCFTLLCCKNIERSDVLKSVAADSESFEVPGMPDKIEFTKAQLPPGFQPSSDDSGFAEKMRATAILAQGEVVNSFEELEPDYLLEYKILENKVWCIGPVSLCNKEMSNKFGRGNKASIDENQCLKWLDSRKPKSVIYACFGSLCHFSTSQLIEIGLGLEASNRPFAWIIRQSDFSFELEERLLEERYEERIRGRGLIIRGWAPQVLILSHPAVGGFLTHCGWNSTVEGICSGVPMITWQGVFPYDIVDPRSQNMDSIPSPDLKKQFFLASSMLQQPLENLLGHLEPPPSCIIASVCLPWTRDVAVKFKIPWLVFHGISCFTLLCGKNIARSDVLKSVAADSEPFEVPGMPDKIEFTKAQLPPGFQPSSDGSGFVEKMRATAILAQGVVVNSFEDLEPNYLLEYKKLVNKVWCIGPVSLCNKEMSDKFGRGNKTSIDENQCLKWLDSRKPKSVIYACFGSLCHFSTSQLIEIGLGLEASNRPFVWIIRQSDCSFEIEEWLLEERYEERIKGRGLIIRGWAPQVLILSHPAAGGFLTHSGWNSTIEAICSGVPMITWPMFAEQFYNEKLVVQVLRIGVEVIVQWGEEEKAGALVKRNQIKEAVDKLMDEGKEGEERRERARKLGELAKMAVEEGGSSHLNTTLLIQDIMEQVNQNGPTKEIV; encoded by the exons ATGTCCCAAAGCCATCTCATTCCTTTCACCGACATGGCTAAACTCCTCGCCCTTCGGGGCATAGCCATTACCATTATTATCACACCCCTCAATGCGATCAAATTCAAGACCATTATTGATCAGGCAATCCATTCCAATCTCAACATCCAATTTATCCCTCTCCAATTTCCCTGCCAACAAGCCGGTTTGCCTTAAGGACGTGAAAACATGGACAGTATCCCTTCTCCGGACTTGaacaaacaatttattttaGCATCTAGTATGCTCCAACAACCTCTTGAAAATTTGCTTGGACATTTGAAGCCGCCGCCTAGCTGCATAATTGCTAGTGTTTGTCTTCCTTGGACTCGGGATGTTGCCGTGAAGTTCAA ATTCCATGGGATTTCTTGCTTCACCCTCTTGTGCTGTAAAAACATTGAGCGCTCCGACGTTCTCAAGAGTGTGGCAGCTGATTCAGAGTCGTTTGAGGTACCGGGCATGCCtgataaaattgaatttacgaAGGCCCAGTTACCCCCAGGATTTCAACCAAGTTCAGATGACTCAGGATTTGCGGAGAAGATGAGAGCCACAGCCATTTTGGCGCAAGGGGAGGTGGTGAATAGTTTTGAGGAGTTGGAGCCAGACTACTTGCTGGAGTACAAGATATTGGAGAACAAAGTTTGGTGCATAGGGCCTGTTTCTCTATGTAACAAAGAGATGTCAAATAAGTTTGGGAGAGGCAACAAGGCCTCCATTGATGAAAACCAGTGTTTGAAGTGGCTCGACTCCAGAAAGCCAAAGTCTGTGATTTATGCTTGCTTTGGCAGCCTATGTCACTTTTCAACTTCACAACTCATAGAGATTGGTTTGGGCTTAGAAGCATCAAACCGTCCCTTCGCTTGGATAATTAGACAAAGTGATTTCTCCTTTGAATTAGAGGAACGGTTGCTGGAAGAGAGGTACGAAGAGAGAATCAGGGGGAGAGGTCTCATAATCCGAGGATGGGCACCTCAAGTATTGATATTGTCCCATCCAGCAGTAGGGGGCTTCTTAACACACTGTGGTTGGAATTCTACCGTTGAAGGAATCTGCAGTGGAGTTCCAATGATAACTTGGCAAGGGGTTTTTCCCTATGACATTGTTGATCCAAGAT CCCAAAACATGGACAGTATCCCCTCTCCGGACttgaagaaacaattttttttagcatcGAGTATGCTCCAACAACCTCTTGAAAATTTGCTTGGACATTTGGAGCCGCCGCCTAGCTGCATAATTGCTAGTGTTTGTCTTCCTTGGACTCGGGATGTTGCCGTCAAGTTCAAGATTCCATGGCTCGTCTTCCATGGGATTTCTTGCTTCACCCTCTTGTGCGGTAAAAACATTGCGCGCTCCGACGTTCTCAAGAGTGTGGCAGCTGATTCAGAGCCGTTTGAGGTACCGGGCATGCCtgataaaattgaatttacgaAGGCCCAGTTGCCCCCAGGATTTCAACCAAGTTCAGATGGCTCGGGATTTGTGGAGAAGATGAGAGCCACAGCCATTTTGGCGCAAGGGGTGGTGGTGAACAGTTTTGAGGATTTGGAGCCAAACTACTTGCTGGAGTACAAGAAATTGGTGAACAAAGTTTGGTGCATAGGGCCTGTTTCTCTATGTAACAAAGAGATGTCAGATAAGTTTGGGAGAGGCAACAAGACCTCCATTGATGAAAACCAGTGTTTGAAGTGGCTCGACTCCAGAAAGCCAAAGTCTGTGATTTATGCTTGCTTTGGCAGCCTATGTCACTTTTCAACTTCACAACTCATAGAGATTGGTTTGGGCTTAGAAGCATCAAACCGTCCATTCGTTTGGATAATTAGACAAAGTGATTGTTCCTTTGAAATAGAGGAATGGCTGCTGGAAGAGAGGTACGAAGAGAGAATCAAGGGGAGAGGTCTCATAATCCGGGGATGGGCCCCTCAAGTATTGATATTGTCCCATCCAGCAGCAGGGGGCTTCTTAACACACAGTGGTTGGAATTCCACAATTGAAGCAATCTGCagtggtgttccaatgataacTTGGCCAATGTTTGCGGAGCAGTTCTATAATGAGAAGCTGGTTGTCCAAGTCCTGAGGATTGGAGTAGAAGTAATTGTACAGTGGGGAGAGGAAGAGAAGGCTGGGGCATTGGTGAAAAGGAATCAAATAAAGGAGGCTGTGGACAAGTTAATGGATGAAGGAAAGGaaggagaagagagaagagaaagagCTAGAAAGCTTGGGGAGTTGGCAAAGATGGCAGTAGAGGAAGGGGGTTCTTCCCACTTGAATACGACATTATTGATCCAAGATATCATGGAACAAGTCAATCAAAATGGACCAACCAAAGAAATAGTATAG
- the LOC100267430 gene encoding UDP-glycosyltransferase 73D1, with translation MASTSNQLHFVLVPLLAQGHMIPMIDMARLLAERDVVVSLITTPFNASRFENTIHRAADAGLPIRLVPIPFPCREVGLPPECENLDIVPSRDLIRKFYSAMDKLQQPLEHYLQQQKPPPSCIISDKCLSWTSGTARKFGIPRLVFHGMCCFSLLSSHNIWLHNAHRSVLSDSQPFVVPGMPQKIEIKKAQLPGAFVTLPDLDDIRNQMREAESTAYGVVVNTFNELEHGCVEEYEKAIKKKVWSIGPVSLSNKHNLDKFERGNKASIDEKQCLGWLDSMKPGSVVYACLGSQCRLVPAQLIELGLGLEASKQPFIWVIKTGERFSELEDWLVEERFEDRIKGRGLVIKGWAPQVLILSHPAIGGFLTHCGWNSTVEGVCSGVPMITWPLFAEQFLNEKLIIEVLRIGVSLGVEVPVRWGDEERVGVLVKKCEVEKAVETLMDGGEEGEMRKKRARELSTSARRAMEDGGSSHVNMSILIQDITKLQSTQENS, from the coding sequence ATGGCATCAACATCCAACCAGCTTCACTTCGTTTTGGTCCCGTTACTGGCACAAGGCCACATGATCCCCATGATAGACATGGCAAGGCTATTGGCTGAGCGGGATGTTGTGGTAAGCTTGATCACCACCCCTTTTAATGCCTCCAGATTCGAGAACACCATCCACCGAGCCGCTGATGCCGGGCTTCCCATTCGGCTAGTTCCAATCCCATTTCCGTGCCGAGAGGTTGGACTCCCCCCGGAGTGTGAGAATCTTGACATCGTACCTTCAAGGGACCTTATCAGGAAATTCTATAGTGCTATGGATAAGCTACAGCAACCATTGGAACACTACTTGCAACAACAGAAGCCCCCTCCCAGCTGCATAATTTCGGATAAATGCCTTTCTTGGACATCTGGCACAGCTCGAAAGTTTGGGATACCGAGGCTTGTTTTCCATGGGATGTGCTGCTTCTCGCTTTTAAGCTCCCATAATATTTGGCTTCACAATGCCCACCGTTCTGTGCTTTCGGATTCCCAGCCATTTGTGGTGCCCGGGATGCCTCAGAAGATTGAGATAAAAAAAGCCCAGCTGCCAGGAGCTTTTGTTACCTTGCCAGACCTGGACGATATTCGGAACCAGATGCGGGAAGCTGAATCAACAGCATATGGAGTGGTGGTGAATACTTTCAACGAGCTGGAGCACGGCTGCGTGGAGGAGTATGAAAAGGCTATAAAGAAAAAGGTTTGGAGCATAGGACCGGTTTCTCTAAGTAACAAGCATAATTTGGACAAGTTTGAGAGAGGAAACAAAGCTTCAATAGATGAGAAGCAGTGCTTGGGATGGCTAGATTCAATGAAACCAGGGTCAGTTGTTTATGCCTGCCTTGGTAGCCAATGTCGTTTGGTTCCAGCGCAGTTGATAGAACTTGGTCTGGGTTTAGAAGCATCAAAACAGCCGTTTATTTGGGTAATCAAGACAGGAGAAAGATTTTCAGAGCTAGAGGATTGGCTAGTGGAAGAGAGGTTTGAAGATAGAATCAAAGGGAGAGGACTTGTGATCAAGGGTTGGGCCCCTCAAGTTTTGATTCTGTCCCATCCAGCCATTGGAGGGTTCTTAACCCATTGTGGTTGGAACTCGACAGTAGAAGGGGTGTGCTCTGGGGTGCCAATGATAACGTGGCCGTTATTTGCTGAGCAGTTCTTGAACGAGAAACTTATTATCGAAGTTTTGAGGATTGGAGTTAGCTTGGGCGTTGAGGTCCCCGTTAGATGGGGAGATGAAGAGAGAGTTGGGGTTTTGGTGAAGAAATGTGAAGTGGAGAAGGCTGTAGAGACATTGATGGATGGAGGAGAAGAAGGTGAAATGCGGAAAAAGAGGGCAAGAGAACTTTCAACGTCAGCAAGAAGAGCCATGGAAGACGGAGGATCTTCTCACGTTAACATGTCAATTTTGATCCAGGATATCACGAAGCTACAATCCACTCAGGAGAACAGCTAA